A section of the Paenibacillus yonginensis genome encodes:
- a CDS encoding GH39 family glycosyl hydrolase encodes MGLSHLEVYLTEWNSTTYHRDLTNDTLYKSSYIVKNIVENLDRISGFGYWVLSDNIEETAGSPRLFHGGLGLMTQFGIPKPAMLAYELLAKLGDNLIHQENGYVVTADNRGYQILAYNYCHFDDLYAIGDTSFISDTHRYNAFKDEKTIKLEIELKGIPSGHYRMITHTVNRAHGSSFDEWVKMGSPANVNHEDIQYLKAVSIPKRESHTLKIEEKWTYTSILEPHAISLVELLPVF; translated from the coding sequence CTGGGGTTATCCCATCTTGAGGTCTATTTAACGGAGTGGAATTCTACAACATACCACCGGGACTTAACGAACGATACCTTATATAAGTCGTCTTATATTGTGAAGAATATCGTAGAAAACCTTGACCGGATTTCGGGCTTTGGTTATTGGGTATTAAGCGACAATATTGAGGAGACAGCAGGATCCCCGCGTTTATTCCACGGGGGTCTTGGTTTAATGACTCAATTCGGTATTCCCAAGCCGGCTATGCTCGCTTATGAACTGTTAGCAAAATTAGGAGATAATTTGATCCACCAGGAGAACGGGTATGTCGTAACAGCGGATAACAGGGGGTACCAGATCCTTGCGTATAACTATTGTCATTTTGATGACCTATATGCTATAGGAGACACCTCTTTTATTAGTGATACGCATAGGTACAATGCCTTTAAGGATGAGAAGACGATTAAGCTGGAGATTGAGTTGAAAGGAATCCCTTCAGGTCATTACCGGATGATTACCCACACAGTAAATAGAGCGCATGGAAGCAGCTTTGATGAATGGGTGAAAATGGGATCACCGGCAAATGTAAATCATGAGGATATTCAATATTTAAAAGCGGTTTCCATCCCGAAACGGGAAAGTCATACCCTTAAAATAGAGGAGAAATGGACATACACCTCCATTTTGGAGCCTCATGCGATTTCTTTAGTGGAACTTCTTCCGGTTTTTTAG
- a CDS encoding MFS transporter: protein MDIQVQTPLKRLMTGLTLSNFAANLALFTPIVVLLTLKLTFLDAEHVATNLSYVTGIGAFFALIFNPIAGFISDRTTFKLGRRRTWILFGLVFGGLSLVGIGFANQVWQIVLFWCCAQGFYNFTLSANMALVAEQVDDTKKGSVSGTMGMTQNLTILLGMLLMTAMSKTSNVSKFSVLAIFGVVASVVVLMLIREGKYTAKRKSGSSVKTKFSIWSVFPDPRKHRPFMWAWISRFLVMMGIASTNYNSVLLTQRFGIKPEDLSEKMLILTFVSTICIVVSSIVCGKISDKLKKQKPFVLGSGLLMAVALIIIAFSFHFNVLVLANALYGIGAGVYWAVDIALVTRVLPSKDTAAKDLGIINIANALPQSIVPAIAPILLSIGGYSFMFTFLGIVGIFGGLTILPVPELGQDNKAETAEVSKAPDLGLSVD from the coding sequence ATGGACATACAGGTACAAACCCCTTTGAAGAGATTGATGACAGGTCTGACGTTATCGAACTTTGCTGCCAATCTTGCTTTATTTACGCCGATCGTTGTGCTGCTGACCTTAAAGTTAACCTTCCTGGACGCGGAACATGTGGCAACAAATTTAAGTTATGTTACAGGGATTGGTGCCTTTTTTGCTTTGATTTTTAACCCGATAGCCGGATTTATTAGTGACCGGACAACTTTCAAGTTGGGCCGCCGGCGGACCTGGATTTTATTTGGTCTCGTGTTTGGCGGGCTCTCTTTAGTAGGTATCGGCTTCGCCAATCAGGTATGGCAAATTGTCTTATTCTGGTGCTGCGCTCAAGGTTTTTATAATTTTACCCTGTCTGCAAATATGGCGTTGGTTGCTGAGCAGGTTGATGATACCAAAAAAGGCAGCGTCTCCGGCACGATGGGGATGACGCAGAATTTAACCATATTACTTGGCATGCTGCTTATGACGGCAATGTCAAAAACATCGAATGTATCCAAATTCTCAGTGCTCGCTATTTTTGGGGTTGTGGCTTCGGTCGTTGTCCTAATGCTGATTCGCGAAGGCAAGTATACGGCTAAGAGGAAATCCGGCAGCAGCGTTAAAACGAAATTTAGTATCTGGAGCGTCTTCCCTGACCCTAGAAAACATCGTCCGTTTATGTGGGCGTGGATATCCCGCTTCCTGGTGATGATGGGCATCGCCTCTACTAATTACAATTCCGTTTTATTAACGCAAAGATTCGGGATTAAACCGGAAGATCTGAGCGAAAAAATGCTGATCTTAACCTTTGTTTCGACGATATGCATCGTTGTATCCAGTATTGTATGCGGTAAAATTTCGGATAAATTAAAAAAACAGAAACCGTTTGTACTTGGTTCCGGCTTATTAATGGCTGTTGCTTTAATCATAATCGCTTTTAGCTTTCATTTTAATGTATTGGTTCTTGCAAACGCCTTATATGGAATTGGGGCTGGCGTTTATTGGGCGGTTGATATTGCGCTTGTGACACGAGTTCTGCCTTCAAAGGATACAGCAGCTAAAGATTTAGGCATTATCAATATTGCTAATGCTTTGCCACAATCTATCGTCCCTGCTATCGCTCCTATTTTGCTTTCCATTGGCGGATACAGCTTTATGTTTACCTTCTTGGGAATTGTAGGGATTTTCGGCGGGCTTACGATTCTTCCGGTACCTGAATTAGGCCAGGATAACAAGGCGGAAACTGCCGAAGTTTCCAAGGCTCCCGACCTCGGCTTATCTGTCGACTAA